From the Carya illinoinensis cultivar Pawnee chromosome 4, C.illinoinensisPawnee_v1, whole genome shotgun sequence genome, one window contains:
- the LOC122307467 gene encoding uncharacterized protein LOC122307467, which translates to MMFICGKGKDDYLNGVAVKPNKTDEKFKVWNAENNMVMSWLINSMTNDIGENFLLYGTAKEIWDAAKETYSNNENTSELFEVESVLHDFRQGELTVTQYFNTLIRYWQQLDLFEEHNWSCPDDGIRYRQIIERKRIYKFLIGLNKNLDEVRGRILGSKPLLNIWEAFSEVWREESRKKIMMGSQDSVTNPESSALTVRGNPSNNNDHRPKKGRPWCDHCRRPGHTKDTCWKIHGKPVDWKPSRFVYDKEGRGNLVSMDEKPSPEPTPFSKEQMEVLQKLFSQSLPAPAPTVVGTGSLAQKGLGLGEDDWQC; encoded by the exons ATGATGTTCATATGCGGAAAGGGCAAAGACGATTATCTCAATGGAGTTGCTGTCAAACCGAACAAGACGGATGAAAAGTTCAAAGTCTGGAATGCTGAAAATAATATGGTCATGTCATGGCTCATTAATTCCATGACAAATGACATTGGagaaaattttcttctctatgGAACAGCCAAGGAGATTTGGGACGCTGCCAAGGAAACATATTCTAACAATGAGAATACGTCGGAGTTGTTCGAGGTGGAGAGTGTTCTCCATGACTTCCGCCAAGGAGAGTTAACGGTGACTCAGTACTTCAACACACTCATTCGCTATTGGCAGCAGCTGGACTTGTTCGAGGAGCACAATTGGAGCTGTCCGGATGATGGAATCAGGTATAGACAGATTATTGAACGGAAAAGAATATACAAATTTCTGATTGGATTAAATAAGAATCTCGATGAAGTACGAGGAAGAATCTTAGGATCCAAACCACTACTAAATATCTGGGAAGCATTTTCAGAAGTTTGGAGAGAGGAAAGTCGAAAGAAGATCATGATGGGCTCTCAAGATTCTGTGACAAATCCTGAGAGCTCAGCCCTTACAGTTAGAGGAAATCCATCCAACAACAATGATCACAGACCAAAGAAAGGGCGACCATGGTGTGATCATTGCCGACGTCCTGGTCACACCAAGGACACGTGCTGGAAGATTCACGGCAAACCTGTAGATTGGAAGCCTTCCCGGTTTGTCTATGACAAAGAAGGACGGGGCAACCTCGTCTCCATGGATGAAAAACCATCACCCGAACCCACTCCCTTCAGCAAGGAACAAATGGAAGTCTTACAGAAATTGTTCAGCCAATCCTTGCCTGCACCTGCCCCCACTGTGGTTGGTACTGGTTCCTTGGCACAAAAAG GTCTTGGACTCGGGGAAGATGATTGGCAGTGCTAA